From Babylonia areolata isolate BAREFJ2019XMU chromosome 14, ASM4173473v1, whole genome shotgun sequence:
ATTTGAGCCGATCACTTCATACTTGACGTACACCTTGCCGTCCGCTTCTCTCCTGAAAAAAGAcaggtttttgtttattttacataACATCGCTTTGTTGATGTTCCACACTATGCTCCCcaatattgtctccccctccactagatcttgagtgatggtctggattctagtcattcagataaggcaataaaccaaggtctccaTGTGTCTCATGCATGcactgcacgtaaaagaatccatggcaacaaaagggtagtccttggcaaaattctgtagaaaaatccactttgatggaaaacacatacagacaacaacaacaacaaaaacaaaaaaaaagaaaagaaaaaacaggtggcactgcactgtggtgacatgctctcccaggggagagcagcctgaatttcacacaaagaaatctgttgtgacaaagagtgattgatacaacacaacattatCCAAAAATGTAAATTAAAAAGATATTAAGCACATGTATCGCACGCCAAGTGATACAAGATTCCTTATGTCACAAATTCATTCTAAAAAGTAAAATATATGCACCGTTTTACCTTGTTCCCAAAatggaagggtttttttttcatactgaaaaatCATTTTCAACATTGAAAATCATTAACTATCTCACCTGAACACCACTTTTGCTAAAGTTCTGTATTCCATTTTCAAAAAAATACACCTTCACACAATTAACACATACTTATGTAAGTGTGTACTCGTCAACCTTGGTGGCAAAGTGCTTAATGTTGCCAACTGATGGAAGAGAGGTTTCAGGTTCCAATCCCACCTGAGGCAAATATCTGGAGATTTCTCAGCCTGTTGCcagattatatttatatatatctagatatatacacataattttttaaaagatgaataaaaaaaaaaaaaataaaaaaaaaacatgaaaataatatgaataatcataatgataatataaatagataaataaataaacatgggtGCAAATTGCAATAACCAAGATGAAATGGTTACAGTGaggaactttcaatctgagggttgaTCATGTTATCTGCACTTGGTACATTAAATGattaacggtggagatttttccaatctgccaggtttgtttttgtgtggccCTATCAATGCCATTCTTGTGTGTACTCATGCAGGCCATAAAAAATATGTGCAAGTTAAAGATACCATAATCCATATCATGGACCTGTACTGGtaaacatgggagctgcagcccgtAAACACAGGAAGAAACTAACTGAGCATCACTGATCAAGTAATAAAATGGAAGGTACAGCATCACTTGTCAAGTACATAGAATAGTAGGTACAGCacaatttatcattttatttattttattttatttttttctcaaggcctgactaagtgcgtctggttacgctgctggtcagacatctacttggcagatgtggtgtagtgtatatggatttgtccgaacgcagtgacacctccttgaggtactgatactgatacttatcaaGTACATAGAATGGAAAGTACAGGATCACTTATCAAGTACAAACTACATAAAACAGAAGGTACAGCACCACTTATCAAGTGCACAGAATGGAAGGTACAGCACCACTTAAGTAGAAACTACATAAAATAGAAGGTACAGCACCACTTATCAAGTGCACAGAATGGAAGGTACAGCACCACTTATCAAGTGCACAGAATGGAAGGTACAGCACCACTTATCAAGTGCACAGAATGGAAGGTACAGCACCACTTATCAAGTGCACAGAATGGAAGGTACAGCACCACTTATCAAGTGCACAGAATGGAAGGTACAGCACCACTTATCAAGTGCACAGAATGGAAGGTACAGCACCACTTATCAAGTGCACAGAATGGAAGGTACAGCACCACTTATCAAGTGCACAGAATGGAAGGTACAGCACCACTTATCAAGTGCACAGAATGGAAGGTACAGCACCACTTAAGTACACACTACATAGAATAGAAGGTACAGCACTGCTTAAGTACAAACTACATAGAATGGAAAGTACAGCACCACTTAAGTACACACTACATAGAATAGAAGGTACAACACCACTTAAGTACAAACTACATAGAATGGAAAGTACAGCACCACTTAAGTACACACTACATAGAATAGAAGGTACAACACCACTTAAGTACAAACTACATAGAATGGAAAGTACAGCACCACTTAAGTACAAATTACACAAATAGAAGGTACATCATCACTTATCAAGTACACAGAATGGGTGGCACAGGATCACTTATCAAGTACACAGAATGGGTGGCACAGAATCACTTATCAAGTACACAGAATGGTAGGTACAGCATCACTTAAGTACATACTGCATAGAATGTAAAGTACAGCATCACTCATCAAGTGCAAACTATACAGAATGAAAGGTACAGCATCAAATACGAAGTACACAGAATGGAAGGGACATGGCTTGCACAAAGATGCAAGCCCGACAGTTTCAGTTGCCAAGGAATGTTTGCCAAGAACTGAAGAAGCTTGAACATACGCACTTGGTGAAAAATCAAGGATGCTGATGGTAAAACCACTTCATCATGACTCATGGGTGACAGCATTTTCATGAGTTacccagagatgccaacccctgtccactgtttgtaggaacaataaggaaatttggtgggaacattttgaatttggtaggaacattcatACTCCAAGCCACACCAGCAAACCAAGTTAAAAAGTGACTGCCCTGACCTTGTTATTGGTAAGtccagagcgtctgggtaatgtcacgacaggaaagcatgtgaccatgctatgttgtcaaaaatgaactcgtcagaacaattctgacgttggcataacatcggaacaaactgcgatcgagtgaaacaaaatacagcgaaaTTTTAACAGTTGGCTTTTCTGGTTACTctatgaatgcagaagaaaaatGAGGTCCGAACGCACCTGGGAAGGTAGAGGGGTCCTGTGCAGACATAGACGCTGCGGTTCTTACGGGCGATTGCTCGGGTGTACTTTTCCAGTTGATTCCAAGATCCTCGGTTGAAACCAACACCcacctgaaaaacacacaatatcattttaattttttttactatACAGAAATCTGCATTGGAATGCTGTTTCTATCAATTTgaaaggaggggtgaggaggtggagttCCTTTGATTGCTGGTGGGATATAGTGAGAGGAGGATGAAAAAGAAGAGATGAGCACTGTACATTATCTAATGTCATTTTTAAATAATTATGCAGAACTAGGGAGAAATGGTTGAAGAAAAGAACTGTGagaaaagtgtgcgtgtgtgtgtgtgactgtatctgtgggtgtatatgtgtgtgtgtgtgtgtgtgtgtgtgtgaatgtatctgtgggtgtatatgtgtgtgcgtaaatgtgtgtgtgtgtgtgtatgtgaatgtatctgtgggtgtatatgtgtgtgcataaatgtgtgtgtgtgtgtgtgtgtgtgtgtgtgtgtgtctgtggatgtatatatgtgtgtattgcaTATGAACTGTATTCAGGTTGAAGAATATCACTTTAGGCCTCTGGCAGTCCTTGAAGTTGAAAGCCAGTTCTTATGGTTATCAGTCTCAGTCTTTGCTGTTTCTACTGCTACAATAAATACCTGTGGTGCAATATTACTCAAGATGAATGTTTGGTCCATGGCTTTTTGGCTGTGACGATGATTTGATGCTGCTGCCAGATGTCCCCTGTCATACCCACTGCCTTTGTAGTCAGAGTTCTTTGCTCGGAAAAAAGGGTGCACTGATTCATCTTCTTCAAACTTGCAGTTCTCTCTGGCGATTCCTTCAACCTCGTTGCAGTTTTCTCCCTTTATATGCTCGAAGACCCAGTATGGAGTTTTGTTCCGTCGGTCGTATGCCACAACATGGTCTTCAAAGAAACGAACATTGTCAAAATTGGGATACCCGAACTTCATAATCTCACCGGCTCGGTTAGTTGGTGTGGTGACAGCTACCGAACTAGccggggaagggagagaactacTTGTGAGAGCAGACGACGCCGACACAGTCAAAGGGATTGGAAGAAAATGGTACCAGCTTGGAACATTCTGACTAGAAACAGACTCTTCGCCGTTCTGTGGAAATGTTCTTCTGTCGCTTCTAGCGTCTTCAGAATCTGACAAGGCATAGTGTTCAACGTTTCTCTCACGAATCGTACATTTCTCGTTACTGTTCGAACAACCGACATAGTATCCCGCTCCGGCACACAATGTCGAAACGAGTGCTGTGATGCGACGAGACAGCATTCTGTCGTCTGTGGTATTTTCGGGGTTACacttgacacacagagaaaagatatCGTGCGAATATTACCCCCATACAGTCTTCAGATCAATCACAAGTGGTACTTTTTCTGACTCGGCAATGCGCAAGGACGGTCAAGCCAGTATGGTTCCCCTTACCAAGGAAAGGTTACTCTTGATGAAGGTGAAAAGATCAACCCACGAACGCGCGCGCTAATTTCAATCTGTTCCATTGACGGATCAATCAGCATGCTTTGACatgtcctgaaactgaaactattccaCTCACTTTCGCCCTCACATATAGCGATATATTCTTTTGCATATGCATATTTTCATCACATAAAAGATAGGTACATATAATCATAACGGGATGTTTTGAACTGTAAAATATTCTCTGAGTTCGCGTGTATGCTGGAAATTCAACCATTATTCCccattgagtttgtgtgtgtgtgtgtgtgtgtgtgtgtgtgtgtgcgtgcgtgcgtgcgtgcgtgtgtgtgtgcgtgtgtgtgtgtgtgtgtgtgtgtgtgtgtgtgtgtgtatgtgtgtgtgtgtgtgctattcagTGTTCTTTAGTGAAAACATGATTTCGACTGTAGTCTCCAGACTTCTGCCTGTACACTGATGTACTGTATATCAGTTATACACACCACaggagaaaatgtgtgtgaaagagtataGGCCTACAGGACGAGAGCCACGATAAACTTGATTATTGTACGAAAGGGTAGTGACGTGACATTGGACCGACATCATAGCTGCCCAAACGAATGTACCCAGGCCCTATCCTACACGGCTGGCATACAAACACACGAATTCCTACTCacaaaaagtcccccccccccccccacgtcaagttacacacccacccacccacccacccacacacacacacacacacacacacacacacacacacacacacacacacaatgacataatcAGGGATCATTTCACAACCTCAGTTTTTGCGCCACTGAAGAACATACAGCGAATACTGTAAACCTGATGTCGAACTAGTTCTTAGAATGAAACAATATTTACTGCATTTTCCTCCTGGTTTGATTCACCATTGAAACGAGTTTCACGTCAGATGAATGTAAAGAAAGTGGAAAATGAGCATTGTCAGTTTATTTTGGATCAATTCATGACTGAACGTCAGCGCCAGTGCAACGCCATTAGAGTGGATGCTACGGTAATTTTTCGGTTGTTAAGTAACCGTAAATAACATGTGACAATCATTTAGATAAGCAAGAGTAAATTGGAAGCAAAGGCATCTGTTTCGGTTATTCAATAACCGTAAACAGCATGTGACAATTATTCAAATTtgacaaacaaaagagaaaaagatcgAATTGTTGCTGTAATATGCTCGTTATGTTGTTGAACAACCGTAAATAATATGTGACAATTACTCTtgatcaataagaaaaaaaaaaaaaaaatgaatggatgCTGCAGCACTTGTTTCGTTATTCAATAGCTGTAAATAACACGtgacaattattttttttaaaaaaatttaaaaaagaaagaaaagaaaagaaaagaaaacagttgCTTCCGTGCTTGTTCGGGCTGAGAAATAACCGAGTCAGTGTAACATTTATCttattgtcattttctttttaaagaaaagaatagaatgaaTGGACGCTACTGTGCTTGTTCGGTTGTCAAATAAGTGTAGATAACAAGTAACAATTATTATCTTgttaatcaatatatatatatatatatatatatatatatatatatatatgtgtgtgtgtgtgtgtgtgtgtgtgtgtcttgttaaTCGATGACTGTGGTTATATataatcatttatatatattaacAGCTGTCGCTTGCAATGCATACTAGCTTGCCTTTTGGGTGTACATTAGGACCAATATGAGCATAATTTTTAACGAAAGCTTTataaaaccaccaccccacctcaatCGCAAATACAGTTTCAAAGGTTCAAACATTAATCCAAACTGTTTTTTGATGCATCTTTTATTACTTTATAGGAAAccgaagacatctgggcctggatttataATTCATAATATCATATATCATGCATGCGTCATCTTATGAGCCCAACAGGTTATGGCACGGTTGTCCAGTTTTTAGTATTCGGGTTTTCTATCAAGAGTCCTTTTTAGTCCCGTTTGAATTATCTCCCCTCGTTACTGGTCCCCATAAAGCGTGTCTGGTATCTTTACACTTTagattttaaaacaattttgAGGTTTTTTCAtgattctgttttgtgtgttgtgtctgtgtctgtgtctgtgttctgctcGTGTTTGTTTTTGAGAAATATTTCCTAAACAAAAGAGAGGCCTTTGCCGAGCTATGGGTATTCTCTTTGCTTGAGTAAATGGTTTTTCTGTATACAGAAGTCAGGACCGTGTAGCAAGCCTAACAGCATTAGGTAATTCAAAACATGTGTCATTTGTTGTGTCTTCGAACGTTTGGAGTCAAGACTTATCAGAAACATGGgttaaggaaaaagaaagacatctGGACTTCGATTTAGACGATTCTGTTTAAATATACTTACACTCCATGGTAGCAAATTTTCTACCTTTTGAAAACAACCACAACGTGGCTTTCCGTCTAATTTGCAACCAGCTCCTCACCAGCATTTTCTTTCGCCATTGATCAGCTGGTGAAAAATCACGTAAAATTCGATATATTCTTCCTTGTGAAAACTACCAGCTCGGGATACTCCACTTGATGCATTACCAGGTCTTCTTCCCCCCTTAActttttccatacgaacggcgaaagagacgacgttaacagcgtttcaccccaattaccatcatcaaaatattgcaagcggaaggctcttatactgaagacgtgaatggtgacaaagaataccacaattttgacgacggccggaagctaaaagttgggtcattcagacacccactggacatccgaggggtctgtgtagaggagaagagaggactggccgtactgagtgagttaatctgttgGTACAAGTGTTCTCTGGGTCTATGGatatacacacatcacataaagTCAAAAAGACATGCACCACTTTGTGGAACTACCAGTTCGTGTTCCTCCACCTGATGCATTGCTACCAGCAGCGGTCTCTCCCCCCTTAATCagcaagtgctttacaaacacgaagtcatttgcacaacaagctgcctaccttggtagaccCGACTGACCGtgagctgccatttgggcgctcatcattcgttttatgtgtcattcaatcaggttttagtTGCACACCcatatactcatacacacatgtaacattttacctgtatgaccatttCGTTTATTTGCCGCCtagaaggcagccatactccgttttcgggggtgtgcatgctgggtatgttcttatttccatgacccaccaaacgcctacatgaattacatgatctttaacatgctgTGGTTAGCATGGCAGACTGCCGGCTgtgaggacgtgggttcgatccCCATCACGTATTCTTCTTCGGCCTGCGACCGGCTTCCACCCACAGCTGGGTGTGATAGAGACTTCACGGGAAAACTGGGGCCTCGCAGTGGAGGGCTTCCCACTTCATGGTTACGACTTTTCCAAGTTTTGCTCAACAGTTTCTTGATCACCACTGCAGGTACCGATTATCTCTTTCTCAGTCAGGTTGACGCAGGAATACACTGAAGTACAGCCTCGTCAAGTACGTCATGATCTAAAAAGACCTCCATGGCCGCTTCTTCATTGCCCCCACTACCATGCATGATCATTTAACTAAATGTGGAAaaagatgtttgaaaaaaatctgGGCCACACACAAtgttaaaatgttgt
This genomic window contains:
- the LOC143289469 gene encoding endonuclease G, mitochondrial-like; translation: MLSRRITALVSTLCAGAGYYVGCSNSNEKCTIRERNVEHYALSDSEDARSDRRTFPQNGEESVSSQNVPSWYHFLPIPLTVSASSALTSSSLPSPASSVAVTTPTNRAGEIMKFGYPNFDNVRFFEDHVVAYDRRNKTPYWVFEHIKGENCNEVEGIARENCKFEEDESVHPFFRAKNSDYKGSGYDRGHLAAASNHRHSQKAMDQTFILSNIAPQVGVGFNRGSWNQLEKYTRAIARKNRSVYVCTGPLYLPRREADGKVYVKYEVIGSNQVAVPTHFFKVLVIEDLNGQYELKSYVMPNQPLPDSVQLKVYQFPLEAIERAAGFLLFEKIPRKAFKLINGEKPR